A stretch of DNA from Sandaracinaceae bacterium:
AGCGTCCACGCGCTGCGCGACGGGTGCTTCGTGCTCGACGCGGTGAACCCAGGCGAGCGTGACACCCGCTATCTGGTGGCATCCGAAGATGGCCTCGCGTTCGTGTTTACCGGTCGCGCCCCCGAGGAGGCTGTGCGGCTGCGCTTCAGGGCCTCCGATCTCGGGACGTTCCTGCTGTACGACACCGAGCGCCGCTACGTCGTGTCCGAGCTGGACGAGCTGTCCGCGGCCGTCACGCTGGACTCCGACATTTCCCTCGTGGACGACACGTTCATCTCGCCCGCCGAGTGGGAGGTGAGCGCGTCCGAGTACGACGCCGAGCGCCTCTCGCTACGCAGCCGCCGCACGCAGCGCTACATGAGCCGCGAAGGCACCACCACCGATCCAGCCCGTGCCGCCGTGATCACCCTGTCTCCAGCCGAGGGCTGCGAGGTGTTCCCAGAGCTCACGACCGACGCGACGGGCGAGGTGGTTCGGACGTCCTTCGAAGATGGGGACCTGTACGGCATGGTCGACACGCACTCCCACATCCTGGGCAACTTCGGCTTTGGCGGAGGGGGCGTCGTCCACGGGGCGCCCTTCCACCGGCTGGGGGTGGAGGCCGCGCTCCCCGACTGCAGCATCTATCATGGGCCCGAGGGGCGTCGCGACCTGATGGGGGCGGTCTTCGACAACGGACGAGAGTTCAACTTCGAGATGCTCGCGTTCGGCGTGATCTTCGGGCGGCTCACCATGCCGGTGCACGAGACCGCGGGCTACCCAGACTTCACCGAGTGGCCGGATGCTCACCGACGGTCCACGCACCAAGTGCAGTACTACAAGTGGCTCGAACGAGCCTATCTCGGGGGCCTACGCTTGGTGGTGCAGCACGCGGTCTCGAACCAAGTGCTGTGTGACCTGAGCGTGGGCTCCCGGGCCCAGCGGGCGCGCTACTCGTGCAACGACATGGTCGCCGTGGACCGGCAGATCGAAGAGATCCGGGTCATGGAGCGCTACATCGACGCGCAGTCGGGTGGCCCAGGACGCGGCTGGTTCCGGGTGGTCACCTCGCCTGCCGAGGCGCGCGCGGTCATCGCGAGCGGGAAGATGGCCGTCGTCCTCGGGATCGAGACCTCGAACCTGTTCGACTGCTTCGTGACGCCACGCGAGGGGTTCCCGACGTGTGACGAGGCCTACGTCCTCGCGCGGCTCGCGCACTATCACGACCTCGGGGTGCGCGCGCTGTTCCCGGTCCACAAGTTCGACAACGCGTTCTCGCCGGGCGATGGACAACGCGGCTTCATGGAGGTCGCCAACGTGCTCAACAGCGGGCACTACAACAACTACACGGCGGCCTGCGACCCGAGCGCTCCGACGAACTTCGACGGGGGCGGGTCGGTCCAGTTCGGTGGGCTGAACTCGCCGCGCGACGCGTACTTCTCGGACCCGCCGCTCGACTTCTCGGGCTTGGGGACGGCCGCCAGCGGCACCCTCGCGCCGCTCATCTCGGTGCTCGACGAGCCCGCGCTCACGGACGGCCCGTTCTGTCAAAACGCCGGGCTGCAGCCTCTCGGCGAGGTGCTCCTCGCGGAGATGATGAGGCGTGGGATGCTGATCGAGATCGCGCACCTCCCGAACCACTCGGTGGCTCGCGCGTACGAGCTGCTCGAGGCGGCGGACTACCCCGCGGTGAGCACGCACAACAACCCGCACTCGGGTCGCGTCTACGACATCGGCGGGCTGGCGTCGGCGAACATGTTCGGCCGCTGTCAGGCGCCGGACCGCGTGGGGGCGATGGGTGACCCGCTGCGCGCGCGGCTGGCGCTGATCGCGGACCACGGGGGCTATCCCGGCGTGGGCTTCAGCTTCGACCTCAACGGCTTCGCGGGCGCCCCCGGGCCGCGCTTCGGCGACGACGGCTGCAGCACGCCCCAGACGAACCCCATCACGTATCCGTTCTCGTCGTTCGCGGGGGATGTCAGCTTCACGCAGCCGCAGCTGGCCAACCGCACCGTGGACTTCAACACGGAGGGCTTCGTGCACATCGGGATGCTGCCCGAGCTGGTGGAGGACGCGCGCCACGACGGCGTGACCGACGAGGAGATCGAAGCGGTGTTCCGCTCGGCCGAAGCGTACGTCCGCGTCTGGGAGCGGGCCGAGGCCCGCGGCGCAGTGTTGAGCGCGAACCCGTAGCGAACCAGGGGAGCGTGCTCCTGTCAGAGCCCGAGCAGACGCTGGCTGTTGCCCGAGAGCACGGCGTCCCGCTCGCGCTCACTCAGGGGCATGCGCGCGATCCAGCCGAGGATCTCCCCGTAGTCGTAGCTGCTGTCCTCCTCGTGGAACCCGTACGGCGCGTCCGTGCCGTAGAGGCAGCGCTCGGCGCCCATGGCAGTCACCGAAGCGCGGGCGAGGCGTTCATCGATGTAGGGGCTCGACAGGTCCACGTGCAGGTTCGGGCACTCGTCCTTGAACCGCCACAGATCCTTGTAGAAGGGGAAGCCGGCGTGGGCGCTGATGACGTTCAGCTTGGGGTACTGCGCGCAGATGCCGCGGAAGTCGCCGCCCTTGCGGAAGCCGAGGTGGATGAGCACCGGCAGCCCGAGCTCCTGGCAGCGGGCGAGGATGGGACCCAGCACGTCGGTGGTGTAGTCGTGCCAGTGCGGGTGGAGCTTGACCCCGACCATCCCGGGCACGCTGCGGTAGCGCTCCAGGGTGTCCAGCGGCGTCGGGTCGGCCGCCGGGTTGAGGAAGATCCAGCCCAGGAAGCGTGTGGGGTGTGCGCGCAGCAGCTCCGCTACCGGGTCGTTGTCCGGCAGCGGGAAGATGGGGAAGGTGAGCTTCCCGAGCTTGACCCCTCCGTCGACCATCATGTGCCGGTGCAGCAGCTCGGCCAGCGGACGGGCAGGCGAGTTCATCACGTGCCGCAGCACCGCGAGCAGGCGCTTGGGCGTCTCGGGCAGCGGGCCGTTCATGGCCGGGATGAGCGCCACGCGGGACACTCCGACCGCGTCCATCTTCCGGAGCGCGGTGGGCGCGTCCAGCAGCTGGGGGTCGAAGTGCGCGTGGCAGTCGATGATCACACGCGGCGCTCCGCCGCGTCGACCGTGTTGCTGAGCAGCATCGCGATGGTCATCGGGCCCACGCCACCCGGCACGGGGGTGATGGCGGAGGCGCGGGGCAGGGCGCTCTCGTAGTCCACGTCGCCCACCAGCGTACCGTCGTCGAGGCGGTTGATGCCGACGTCGATGACCACCGCCCCAGGCTTGATCCACTCGCCCTTCACGAGCTTGGGCACGCCCACGGCCGCGATGACGATGTCGCTCTCGGCCACGCGTGCCCCGAGATCCACCGTGCGCGAGTGCGCCATGGTGACCGTCGCGTGCTCGGCCAGCAGCATCAGCGCGATGGGCTTGCCGACCAGCGTGCTGCGACCGACCACGATGGCGCGCTTGCCCTTCAGCTCGGCGCCGACGCTGGCCAGCATGCGCATGCAGCCGCTGGGCGTGCAGGGGCGCAGGCCAGGGCGGCCCACCACGAGCAGGCCCGCGTTCACGGGATGTAGCCCGTCCACATCCTTGGCCGGGTCGATGGCGTCCACCACGGTCTGGTCGTCCAGGTGCTTGGGGAGCGGGAGCTGCACCAGGATGCCATCGATGTCCGCCGCGGCGTTCAGCTCCGCCACCTTGGCCAGCAGGGTCTCCATACGGGTGTCGGCCGGCAGCCTGTGCACCTCACCGGCGATGCCGCACTGCGCCGCGGCGCGCTCCTTGTTGCGCACGTAGACCTGGCTGGCCGGGTCGTCTCCCACCAGCACCACGTGCAGCCCGGGCTGCCGCCCATGCTGGGCGAGGAAGGCCTCGGCGCGGACCTTGACCTCCTCCCGAACCGTCTTTGCGAGCGCCTTACCGTCGATGATCTGTGCTTGGTCCGCCATGATGCGACGGAGGTAGCAGCCGGGGGCAGGCTAGG
This window harbors:
- a CDS encoding membrane dipeptidase, producing MRQPDPLEIESVHALRDGCFVLDAVNPGERDTRYLVASEDGLAFVFTGRAPEEAVRLRFRASDLGTFLLYDTERRYVVSELDELSAAVTLDSDISLVDDTFISPAEWEVSASEYDAERLSLRSRRTQRYMSREGTTTDPARAAVITLSPAEGCEVFPELTTDATGEVVRTSFEDGDLYGMVDTHSHILGNFGFGGGGVVHGAPFHRLGVEAALPDCSIYHGPEGRRDLMGAVFDNGREFNFEMLAFGVIFGRLTMPVHETAGYPDFTEWPDAHRRSTHQVQYYKWLERAYLGGLRLVVQHAVSNQVLCDLSVGSRAQRARYSCNDMVAVDRQIEEIRVMERYIDAQSGGPGRGWFRVVTSPAEARAVIASGKMAVVLGIETSNLFDCFVTPREGFPTCDEAYVLARLAHYHDLGVRALFPVHKFDNAFSPGDGQRGFMEVANVLNSGHYNNYTAACDPSAPTNFDGGGSVQFGGLNSPRDAYFSDPPLDFSGLGTAASGTLAPLISVLDEPALTDGPFCQNAGLQPLGEVLLAEMMRRGMLIEIAHLPNHSVARAYELLEAADYPAVSTHNNPHSGRVYDIGGLASANMFGRCQAPDRVGAMGDPLRARLALIADHGGYPGVGFSFDLNGFAGAPGPRFGDDGCSTPQTNPITYPFSSFAGDVSFTQPQLANRTVDFNTEGFVHIGMLPELVEDARHDGVTDEEIEAVFRSAEAYVRVWERAEARGAVLSANP
- a CDS encoding amidohydrolase, producing MIIDCHAHFDPQLLDAPTALRKMDAVGVSRVALIPAMNGPLPETPKRLLAVLRHVMNSPARPLAELLHRHMMVDGGVKLGKLTFPIFPLPDNDPVAELLRAHPTRFLGWIFLNPAADPTPLDTLERYRSVPGMVGVKLHPHWHDYTTDVLGPILARCQELGLPVLIHLGFRKGGDFRGICAQYPKLNVISAHAGFPFYKDLWRFKDECPNLHVDLSSPYIDERLARASVTAMGAERCLYGTDAPYGFHEEDSSYDYGEILGWIARMPLSERERDAVLSGNSQRLLGL
- the folD gene encoding bifunctional methylenetetrahydrofolate dehydrogenase/methenyltetrahydrofolate cyclohydrolase FolD, whose amino-acid sequence is MADQAQIIDGKALAKTVREEVKVRAEAFLAQHGRQPGLHVVLVGDDPASQVYVRNKERAAAQCGIAGEVHRLPADTRMETLLAKVAELNAAADIDGILVQLPLPKHLDDQTVVDAIDPAKDVDGLHPVNAGLLVVGRPGLRPCTPSGCMRMLASVGAELKGKRAIVVGRSTLVGKPIALMLLAEHATVTMAHSRTVDLGARVAESDIVIAAVGVPKLVKGEWIKPGAVVIDVGINRLDDGTLVGDVDYESALPRASAITPVPGGVGPMTIAMLLSNTVDAAERRV